From a region of the Candidatus Pantoea bituminis genome:
- a CDS encoding TIM barrel protein, with the protein MAIDPTRFCINRKIAPALSLEAFFQLVQRLGLSKVELRNDMPSGKVTDDLSPEQLRALTEKYHIEIVTINALYPFNRADDALLEKAEALLKEAKSIGAKALVMCPLNEGVAISPQQTLEAMQKLAPRFEHYGVQGLVEPLGFPISSLRSAVQAQQLIRDANVPFKLLLDTFHHHLYENAEQEFPAEIDVNQIGLVHLSGVEDTRPTAELTDEERIMLSDHDVLNSVAQVKRLEMLGYKGVYAFEPFSSELNRWTPTEIERQIRFSIELLQA; encoded by the coding sequence ATGGCCATTGATCCCACTCGTTTCTGTATTAACCGAAAAATTGCCCCCGCCCTTTCGCTGGAAGCCTTCTTCCAGTTAGTACAGCGCCTGGGATTAAGCAAAGTAGAGCTGCGTAATGACATGCCGAGCGGCAAAGTGACAGATGATTTATCACCTGAACAACTGCGCGCGCTTACCGAGAAATATCACATTGAAATTGTCACTATTAATGCGCTTTATCCCTTTAACCGTGCCGACGATGCGCTGTTGGAAAAAGCGGAGGCGCTGTTAAAAGAGGCAAAAAGTATCGGTGCGAAAGCCTTAGTGATGTGCCCACTGAACGAAGGCGTTGCCATCTCACCTCAGCAGACGCTGGAAGCGATGCAGAAACTCGCGCCGCGTTTTGAACATTATGGCGTGCAGGGTTTAGTTGAGCCGCTGGGTTTCCCGATCAGTTCGCTGCGTTCTGCCGTACAGGCACAGCAGTTGATTCGTGATGCCAACGTACCGTTTAAACTGCTGCTGGATACTTTCCACCACCATCTGTATGAAAATGCCGAACAAGAATTTCCGGCAGAGATTGATGTTAACCAGATTGGCCTGGTGCACTTGTCCGGCGTGGAAGATACCCGCCCAACGGCTGAGTTGACCGACGAAGAACGCATCATGTTGAGTGATCACGATGTGTTGAACAGCGTGGCGCAGGTGAAGCGCCTGGAGATGCTTGGTTATAAAGGTGTCTACGCGTTTGAGCCTTTCTCATCCGAACTAAACCGCTGGACGCCAACCGAAATAGAACGCCAAATTCGTTTCAGTATCGAACTGCTACAAGCCTAA
- the iolB gene encoding 5-deoxy-glucuronate isomerase, producing MSLLSKAQQPDSQGRIQHVTPESAGWRYVGFDAYLLKKGEILRLSSGEKELCLVLVAGLASVKTRHAEFPGIGKRMSPFERVPPYSVYVPHNDEVEIQADSDLELAVCNAPSQGNLPARLIAPADVGVEQRGKGRNKRLVHNILPDNEPADSLLVVEVYTDEGDTSSYPSHKHDQENSENETYLEETYYHRFDPERGFAMQRVYTEDRSLDECMAPYNRDVVTVPRGYHPVATLAGYNNYYLNVMAGPERLWKFTWEKDHAWVNSDDYPRSK from the coding sequence ATGTCTTTACTTTCTAAAGCACAACAGCCTGACAGCCAGGGACGTATTCAGCATGTCACCCCGGAAAGTGCAGGCTGGCGTTATGTTGGCTTTGACGCTTACCTGCTGAAAAAGGGAGAAATCCTGCGTCTGAGCAGCGGTGAAAAAGAGCTTTGTTTAGTGTTAGTGGCGGGGCTGGCATCAGTGAAAACGCGCCACGCTGAGTTTCCTGGCATCGGCAAACGCATGTCACCCTTTGAACGCGTTCCACCCTATTCGGTGTATGTGCCGCACAACGATGAAGTCGAGATTCAGGCGGACAGCGACCTTGAGCTGGCGGTATGTAATGCGCCAAGCCAGGGCAATTTACCGGCTCGCCTGATTGCGCCCGCTGACGTCGGCGTTGAACAGCGCGGAAAAGGGCGCAATAAACGCCTGGTACATAATATTCTGCCGGATAATGAACCCGCCGACAGCCTGCTGGTCGTGGAAGTGTATACCGATGAGGGCGACACCAGCTCATATCCAAGCCACAAGCACGATCAGGAAAACAGCGAAAACGAAACCTATCTGGAAGAGACCTATTATCACCGTTTCGATCCAGAGCGTGGATTTGCGATGCAGCGCGTTTATACCGAAGATCGCTCGCTGGATGAGTGCATGGCGCCCTATAACCGCGATGTGGTTACTGTGCCGCGCGGTTATCATCCGGTCGCGACTCTGGCGGGGTATAACAACTATTACCTCAACGTGATGGCTGGCCCGGAACGTTTATGGAAGTTTACCTGGGAGAAAGATCACGCCTGGGTAAACAGCGATGACTATCCGCGCAGCAAATAA
- a CDS encoding MurR/RpiR family transcriptional regulator, producing MTNNPTQLSLLQDDIRRRYETLSKRLKQVARYILDNSNSIAFDTVASIASQADVPPSTLIRFANAFGFSGFNEMKQVFRQHLMEETVNYTERARLFRQTSTDDSASAPESPAEILNVFTMVNSQALQQLAMQVNPDQLNKAVKLLNEAENIYVIGLRRSFSVASYLVYALRHLERRAFLIDGLGGMFTEQLSLVNPKDVVIAISYSPYAREAVEVVELGAKRGAHQIAITDSQVSPLAAFSDVCFVVREAQVDGFRSQVASLCLAQTLAVSLALNNADKNVEKSHN from the coding sequence ATGACCAATAATCCCACCCAACTTTCCTTGCTGCAGGACGATATTCGTCGCCGCTATGAAACACTGAGCAAGCGTCTAAAACAGGTCGCTCGTTATATCCTTGATAACAGTAACAGCATTGCTTTTGATACCGTGGCTTCCATCGCATCCCAAGCGGATGTACCGCCTTCCACACTGATTCGCTTTGCCAATGCGTTTGGCTTCAGCGGGTTCAACGAAATGAAACAAGTTTTCCGTCAGCATCTGATGGAAGAAACGGTGAACTATACCGAGCGCGCCCGCCTGTTTCGTCAAACCTCTACCGATGACAGCGCCAGCGCACCAGAAAGCCCAGCCGAAATCCTTAACGTTTTCACTATGGTAAACAGCCAGGCATTGCAGCAGCTGGCGATGCAGGTGAATCCGGACCAGTTAAATAAGGCCGTTAAGCTGCTTAATGAAGCTGAAAACATTTACGTTATTGGCCTGCGCCGCTCGTTTAGCGTGGCGTCCTATCTGGTTTATGCTCTGCGCCACCTTGAACGTCGTGCCTTCCTGATTGATGGTCTGGGTGGGATGTTCACCGAGCAGCTCAGCCTGGTAAATCCGAAAGATGTGGTGATCGCCATTAGCTATTCACCTTACGCACGTGAAGCCGTTGAAGTGGTTGAATTAGGGGCTAAACGCGGCGCGCATCAAATCGCCATTACCGACAGCCAGGTCAGTCCGCTGGCCGCTTTCAGCGATGTCTGCTTCGTGGTACGTGAAGCGCAGGTTGATGGCTTCCGTTCTCAGGTCGCTTCGTTGTGCCTGGCGCAGACGTTGGCCGTTTCGCTTGCCTTGAATAATGCGGATAAGAATGTCGAAAAAAGTCATAACTGA
- the iolE gene encoding myo-inosose-2 dehydratase: MNKDNVKLAIAPIGWTNDDMPDLGSENTFQQTVSEMALAGFTGSEVGSKYPRDPAILKPMLDIRGIEICNAWFSTFFANGDKAKTIDEFVNHMNFLHAMGARVIGCSEQSKSIQGTTLAVLEEKPVFTDEEWRLTAEGYNELAAIAAEKGMRVTLHHHMGTGIQTTEEIDRFMALTNENVGLLYDTGHVYYSEGSQEKMLAVLKKYLPRIFHVHLKDVRDDVVAEVRQNKLSFLDGVKKGTFTVPGDGVIDFKPVFKILDDYGYKGWMVVEAEQDPALANPFEYAVKARKYIRENAGL, translated from the coding sequence ATGAACAAAGATAACGTGAAGCTGGCAATAGCGCCGATCGGTTGGACCAATGATGATATGCCTGATTTGGGCAGTGAAAATACTTTTCAACAGACGGTGAGTGAGATGGCGCTGGCAGGATTTACTGGCAGCGAAGTGGGCAGCAAATACCCGCGCGATCCGGCAATTTTAAAGCCGATGCTGGATATTCGTGGCATTGAGATCTGTAACGCCTGGTTCAGCACCTTTTTTGCCAACGGCGACAAAGCTAAAACCATCGACGAGTTTGTGAACCACATGAACTTCCTGCACGCGATGGGTGCACGTGTCATTGGCTGCTCTGAGCAGAGCAAAAGTATTCAGGGCACCACGCTGGCGGTGCTGGAAGAGAAGCCGGTTTTCACCGATGAAGAGTGGCGTTTAACGGCGGAAGGTTATAACGAGCTGGCGGCTATCGCAGCTGAAAAAGGCATGCGCGTTACGCTGCATCATCATATGGGAACCGGCATTCAGACCACTGAAGAGATTGACCGTTTCATGGCGCTGACCAACGAAAACGTCGGCCTGTTGTATGACACTGGCCATGTTTACTACTCAGAAGGCTCACAAGAGAAGATGCTGGCAGTGCTGAAAAAATACCTGCCGCGTATCTTCCACGTCCATCTGAAAGATGTGCGCGATGACGTAGTGGCAGAGGTGCGTCAAAATAAACTCTCTTTCCTCGATGGGGTGAAAAAAGGCACGTTTACCGTACCCGGCGACGGCGTGATTGACTTCAAACCGGTGTTCAAAATCCTCGACGATTACGGCTACAAAGGTTGGATGGTGGTGGAAGCGGAGCAAGATCCCGCGCTGGCTAATCCCTTTGAATATGCCGTGAAGGCGCGCAAATACATTCGCGAAAATGCAGGTTTGTAA
- a CDS encoding Gfo/Idh/MocA family oxidoreductase: MTLKLGVIGTGAIGQEHIRRCNNVLQGAKVVAVSDINVDGARAALQRLNIEAEVYQDGHQVIQSPEVDAILVTSWDPTHEEFTLAAIAAGKPVFCEKPLAMSAEGCRHVVEAEIKHGKRLVQVGFMRPYDSGYRALKKVITDGEIGEPLMLHCAHRNPTVPENYTTDMAITNTLIHELDVLRWLTNDDYKSVQVVFPRVTSKSHAKLKDPQIVLFETQKGVRIDVEIFVNCAYGYDIQCEVVGETGIAKLPEPSSVQLRKDAKLSNTILVDWKDRFIDAYDVELQAFINDVKAGQLTGPSAWDGFAASVAADACLKAQNSGAIEPVEMPPRPDFYNH, encoded by the coding sequence ATGACTTTGAAACTTGGCGTAATCGGTACAGGTGCAATTGGTCAGGAACACATTCGTCGCTGCAATAACGTGCTGCAGGGTGCGAAAGTGGTCGCCGTATCTGACATCAACGTTGATGGCGCACGCGCAGCGTTGCAACGCCTGAATATCGAAGCAGAAGTCTATCAAGATGGTCATCAGGTGATTCAATCGCCTGAAGTCGACGCCATATTAGTGACTTCATGGGATCCGACTCATGAAGAGTTTACCCTGGCTGCGATTGCTGCCGGTAAGCCGGTGTTCTGTGAAAAGCCGCTGGCAATGAGCGCTGAAGGCTGCCGTCACGTGGTAGAGGCGGAGATCAAACACGGCAAGCGTCTAGTGCAGGTGGGCTTTATGCGCCCTTACGATTCTGGTTATCGCGCCCTGAAAAAGGTGATTACCGACGGTGAAATTGGCGAACCGCTGATGCTGCATTGCGCCCATCGCAACCCAACGGTGCCGGAAAATTACACCACCGATATGGCGATTACTAACACCCTGATTCACGAACTGGATGTGCTGCGCTGGCTGACCAACGACGATTATAAAAGCGTGCAGGTGGTCTTCCCACGCGTGACGTCGAAGAGCCACGCCAAATTGAAAGATCCGCAAATTGTGCTGTTTGAAACGCAAAAAGGCGTGCGCATCGACGTGGAAATTTTTGTTAACTGCGCTTACGGCTACGACATTCAGTGTGAAGTGGTTGGCGAAACCGGTATTGCTAAACTGCCTGAGCCCTCTTCTGTTCAGCTGCGTAAAGACGCCAAACTTTCGAACACCATTTTGGTCGACTGGAAAGATCGTTTTATTGATGCCTATGACGTTGAGCTACAGGCGTTCATCAATGATGTGAAAGCGGGCCAGTTAACGGGCCCCTCAGCCTGGGATGGCTTTGCTGCTTCCGTTGCTGCCGATGCGTGCCTGAAGGCGCAAAACAGCGGCGCGATTGAGCCAGTAGAAATGCCGCCGCGTCCTGATTTTTATAACCACTGA